The Aedes aegypti strain LVP_AGWG chromosome 1, AaegL5.0 Primary Assembly, whole genome shotgun sequence sequence gaagaaataaagGCATCCTTAATTCAAGTCctacttggaagaatctcttgaggaaaaAAATGGCAAACTTTTGGTAGAATCACTGAAGAGATCCCCATTGTAATATCCATACATTTGTCCAAAGGGGGAAACAACAGAAATAAATACACTACACTTGAACTTCATGATGTGCCAGAGTAAACTTCTGACTCGTCTACCGAGCCAGCCGATATTTATTTGATCTGAGTATAATAGAGTATAATACAATATGAACCTTGCTATTCAAATTATGGGTTTCCATGCATTCGTTTACATAGGGTATCTATTATTTACTGAGCCATTTCTTGGTCACAACAGTCCTTCCCCCTATAATaatgcttatctgcattttacAAACAAGATGGTGAAATTGTCGTAtttattttcttattcttcAGAGCTCGACTAATATCAAACTAAACATACTAATCAATCATTAATCGAAATCACTTTGAACAACACaactattttttcacaaaactatcatCCATAATGGCTATCAAACAAAGATCTGACAATGATTATTTCCAAATGAAAACTATCATTATGTTGATTACAGTCATTACGTATTGAAAAACAACACTCAAATAGCCTAATAACATTACCACCGAATAATGTAAGCCTACAGATAAAAATTACCTTTTACGTTACAATCATTACAAGAAATATTATGAAACTATTCAATTTTATTCTGCTAGTCGAAAAACAATACACATTTCTATTCCCTTTCACActaaaaaaagcttttttttttactcGCTGTTATTTTTATCTTTACACGTTATCGGTAATCTTACGTACCTTATGCCTCACCACGAAGTGTTCTGTATAGCCAGCTTCTGATCAATCCGTACCCAAGAAGCTCTCCACTGTTAAATCAGGCTCGTCCATCATTGCCATTCCGACATTTCATTAATCAATTCATTGGTCAAATCAATTTATATGAGGTAACTCtccacatttttaatttttactctACGCATTCTCAAACAAAATCCTTTTCCAATATATTTGGTATTGCCATTGCAATCGATGCGTAACATAGCACTACAGCTCATAACATATGCCAGTAGGCAATACACAACATTAAAACTTCTTCGCAAAAATCTGCGCCAGTCGAGGCGCCGCGCCGTGGCGATTCTCCATTTGGAAACAAATGCGGCACATACTTGGACAACTATTGTTACAGCCATTGAGCTGGTAACACAAACTATTGTTACAGCCATTAAGCTGAACTGGGTATTAGCCGTCAATAATAGGTCACTATCACCATATTGCAACTGTAAAACCGAATCATGCATCACAGCTGATTACCGAGCTAGCATAACTTTTGCGCTTTTTACACTTCACACGCGTCGTTAGTTTTTCTCTCGTCGCCAAACTGTAATATCCATACATTTGTCCAAAGGGGGAAACAACAGAAATAAATACACTACACTTGAACTTCATGATGTGCCAGAGTAAACTTCTGACTCGTCTACCGAGCCAGCCGATATTTATTTGATCTGAGTATAATAGAGTATAATACAATATGAACCTTGCTATTCAAATTATGGGTTTCCATGCATTCGTTTACATAGGGTATCTATTATTTACTGAGCCATTTCTTGGTCACAACACCCATGAGTATTCCTTTTACTGGTTTCTAGATGTATTACTACGGGCACGTATGGGGTAATAAagatatatctaaaaaaaatctttggaattttttagaagaattcttagatattttttatgaaatgcatGGACAAATccaggaagaatttttgatacgttttcaaaagcattcatgaagaaatatcaaaaataatccttgaagaagATCTGAATAAAATATGcaagtttttcagaaaaatatgaagcaatCCTACGATaagttcctgaaagaattcacaTTGGAATCCTTCAAAATCAACgaattcctgataaaacctggaagacatatttttgaagcaatttatgAAGAAGTTACTGGAGGCATCAATAAAAAACATATcggaaaaatccttgaagagattTCATGAAATTAGTTCCTGAATATTAACTCGGAGGTGTTCTTGGACACGTTTACGAATTGTTTCAATTTACGAACCCCCGATTTAGCGTAAATTGAAGTTCCAGTGCACACCAAGTTCGGTTCTATTTTCCAAGTGTTTAAGTAATGGATTTCACTGAACCGCTGAAAGCGGTAGCACGTCAAAAGTTTCTGACCCGCACTCCTGTGCCAGTTCATCAAATCCGCATAAGTCTGATGACACGCTCGAAGTACCATCCAACTTTCAATGAATGGCAGACTTTATTGCTTCGAGTTCAGCAGTAGAGGTTCACGCCGAAAAGTGTTTCATGGTTACTGATCCGCTCTAAGTAGGGTATCCTAAGCGTTCGACACGTCGTCGCGCCATAAGAAGACAAACACTACGAAGAAGACCCGGATCGTGGTTGAATTGTTCTGGCGAATGGTGCCTATTTTATTAGCTCTCAGTCTCATTTGTATGGAGGAATGTGCAACGGAGAGTGAGGGGTGGGCTTGAACTTGGCTTGGCGCTGGGCCGACTCTATTGTTAAGGCGGGCGGTTCTGTACTTGGTGAATGAGTACATTCGAATGACACGTTTTCTATGAATCCGTTAGCGATTGATTGGTGTTAATGTCGTTTGCTCCAATTTGGGAAAGGCAATTGATTATGTACCGAATTTATCCTCAATGCATGGTATAGGTGGTTTAGGACACCTCATTGACTttggatgttttcttcaattctTCAGTGTTACAATAATTCCTCATAATCGATTCCAACCAAAAAATATCGATGGGAAACAGATTGCATCATCATAATCATCAGCATTGTCTCGATCGTGAGCATACTTGTCATTATGTAGTTCAACCGGTTGGCCTTGCACGTGCGCATGTCCTGTCTTTGCCTTTTGTAAGTACCATGCCATGCCTTATGCCGGCGGACTTCGAAAAGTGGTCGATAACACTAATGGCTTGGCTCCATGGTTGGATCTACATGCTTTCGATAATTTGTGTCTCCAAGGTGTGTTGTGGTGGACGCCTTTTCGAAAGTTGTTTCCTACCGTATTGCTCTTTggtgaaaaaaacaaaataaaaatgaaaaccaGCTCGGTGATATTAGCAACAGTGTGGGACCTAGCCATTGAACGAGGTAGTTTGACCTGTATGTCCTGTAGGTAACGTGTTTCAAGAAGTGCGTGCGAAGTCAGCAAAAGGTGTAGGTATTTGTCCATAGCCATGTTAGGCTGCAGGATGTAACCATTAATTCATGGTGTCCTTTTAACAATTGAATGAAAAAAGGATTCCTGGAATTTGTCGAGACATCATTCAAGGGGGAAACTAGAACATCTTGTTGATGGGTGCCCAACTGAAGATTTCTTGAGAGAGATAGAGGAACTTGAGCAGATTGCTTTAAGAACTTGAAAGGGATTTGCTCGAAAATATCTGGGAAAATTCATGACCTTATACCTTCAAGCATGGAAGCATGTCCAACCCcagttttttttgaaaaagaaatgattgaaatcagtgaaaatggcactaccgcaactataggaacacgtGGGTGTTGTGgaactaatggatcacttaccctatGATAATTATAAGATATAGATGTAGTTAGAAAATGTTTCATACTTTCAAACTGTGTTTTGAGTTATATTAAAAGACAGGGACACCGTCTTCTGaaagaaaagtttcaatggctgcagggggaatcgaacccacaccccatgacactaTGCGCTCATTgtctgacgacactaaccacacggccacgaagcctacagtATATGTTCTCCATGTTGAAATTCACCAAAGCATTTGAATTGAACGTATTTTTTTTACCGTTCGACCACTTTGTAGTCCTATGGTGAATTGGAAAGATCTTGAGATCAATTAGTTACAATTTTAAAGTTTAAATCAATGATTTTGAATTATAATACAAATCAAGTTTGTAACTGaaacgtgtttgtgtatatgaATTATACAAACCTGATATCAATTCTGTTCAGAGATTTGTTTCAAACGAACTGtctttttcattttagataATTCTACATTTATATAAACTCTCTGTAATTAGAAGATGCAACGTTAATTGTGTGAAAGATATATAAAACTTGCTTTTAGCAACTTTGAATCAGTGGCGAGATATCGATTATGTATAGCTTCGTAACGATatgttatcaattttgaaacaattgtCCAGTTTTACAAGTTgatgtaacattttttttgtttctctctAATCTGTGTTTTCTAtgcaaatttgagaaaaaatttgagaattttctaGGACTTACTACCAAGGTCCAAGGATTTAGAAGACACAATAACATCAATAATTTaatcatgcaaaatcacaaaataccTTATTTTTAACACGCGCAATGAACCTTACATCTATCATGTCGTTTCGAAATTGATGGCTATTCAAGAATCAGCTCATGTTTTTTCAGTTGATTTGATTTTTGAGATAAAATGTATTGCTCAGTCGTACatgttaaattttaaattaatcggattttttaaatcttcccgattagacggaagaaacaagattttattcccctgatatgattttgttaaatcaccactttttataaaatatgtaccGTTCGTATTCtaacaaaaaatctaaacaaattTTGCTCCAAATAAGATAAAAATATAGCAAATTCTATCATAATTATGACAAAactattacagaatgtgtttcaATGATGTTAAaagaacaaaattattgcaaattatgttattgttcataacTTTCCGACCAGATGaaagaaacaataatataatagaATGTTTTTCTTCAATATGATGTAGTTATAGTTATGTAGTTatcagttgttataaaacacataacgttagtagttaaaataacatttattttatacGAAAATAGCACCAAATAGATCACGACAAATCTTattttaattataacaaaattatccCAGAATATGTTTTAAGGAtgttacaaacaaaaaaaaaaaaacaaaaattatgttaagggaagtatgcacttcaacagaaaagtaatcgcctacctcgatgcgtgggaaatttcttgcaagaaaaagcatttttctttgatcgcagtatgcattccaaccacttgctattaccactatttgcaAGATAGttttattctgttaaagtttgtcgaagacgctaataagataaaattgagttttaacattgtttgatccagaTTTGTTCGCCACAGTACTCAGAAAtcacagttttctcaatatatgtggtactagtggtcccggcaaacttcgtcttgctatcaagtaggctgttgaaaaacgctgtGGATAGTCCCattcaaaatgacagttccgtttactatcattttttctaattttccggtgaatatcctgggatatTTATACATACAAACGCGTCGAACCTCTTGACGaataaaacggaaaaataatcattaaaatcggttgacccgttcaGAATCCATTTCGTGACacacaaacaccactccatttttattttcatagatagatatagatagatagatagatagatagaaaaCACACATGGACATTATTTCTTCaagccctagtcaacgggaatcatAAGACATAAGAAATCTATGAAATAATTGACCATCAACTGCTTACATGTTGCttgaggcaataaattacaaaaatgcccaaagatcgaacacaGCTTCGCAACCGGATGAAAGTTGAATTGTGCGTAACACATGTACCGACGagtgaatgaattgaacaagttagcattgctttttctttccaattgatgattgttttgatcgcatttcactgaccaTTCAGAACGATTTGGAAACAGtgatcatcatcgactgagaaaaaggagtgctaacgtgttcattttttatgttctttaaagctcacggtggtgctttTGGCTCACTCACAGCAGATTTACAtatgtgcttcataattacatattttttacaatttattttcataagataaatcgtaactttgaacgggattgacttttagatatgcatagtcatcatgtctggaaatcGAAAATATGTACATCTCAATGAGATTTCAATTTGTCCTCCATGATGTTTCTgatctcagttttgatattttaaccatTAAACTTACCAAAATGATAgcaaactgagttatcaaaattcgcgacatcaaaattgattttcaatatgatctcaagctttgaTCGGGAATAGCTACAGCAGTAGGGGTGTCAAGTCCAaatcggtgattttttttaatatcagtCATTTACTAAATATATATTTACCCACTTAAACACATTTATCTCATATTGAGTAAAATACAGTTTTTACcctaattgtttttaatccaaaGTGGTGTTTGTTACAAAATATGATATGATTTCAATATGCTGCAGTATGATGTAACGTTCATAACTTCGGATGTTATTTACAACAAACTCACATatgcaatgtcaaaaatataacaaatgttgttataaatctgTTGCAGTTTTTTCGATATCTATTTATGctataatttctcgcaaaaactttgttcagatcacttttagaacttttgattgcgcaacttttgcTTAAAAATCTTCTGAGTTATCTTATATGGTTGTAGAGTTCTcagagattttcttcgaaaaaatgattgttttcaaatgtcGATATCCCTAGGAGGCGCAAACGGATCCTGAATCTTTCGACGCCATTAGAAAGAACTTTTACGATGTTTTTTATGTGAAGAATctgaattgaattaaaaaaatgatatatAATATAGCACGAAACAGTCCATAATTTGAGATTAGACTTGAGTTAACTCTATAGtggcttcagcaaaaatgtgcaaaagttctcaaagtgtcttatacaaaatattcataacaaatcaaCGCATAAGGATATAACAACcatattgtgggcttcgtagccgtgcggttagtgttaccaggcatttagccgcatcgtgctaaggagtgtgggttcgattcccgctgcaagccggaaaacttttcgtgagaaaTGTTCTCCGACTGTAccattgggcgttgcatgctagtccgttgtctagtgtggtgcttccttcacagggcaaaatgcccactggaagcattaacgtgtggGTGTCTTTTTTAAACAACCAAAATAAGTGTATGAAAAAACAAAGCAAATTAAATAAATGATATGAGAACAACCACAATAAGTTGAATCTAAGCAGTTGATAGAATGGAAATTATTGGCTAAACCAGTTTTGACAGAGATCCATGTGTGGTTAATCAACCTTaaacgataacaaaacgtatCCTTTGATGAATTCCTTCACATTAACAACGTCTAACTTCCCGTAATGTATATGAGGCGATATGAAGGTATCTGTAATTTTCTTATCTATTTAAGATAAGATGTAAGTTCCAAATGTCTGTCTTAGGTCATCGATCAGAAGCTAGACCTGCACGCTAAAGTTAGTTTATCAACAAACAGGCAGTTGACTCACCcatttacagtttttttttatatgagacTCATAATAtgagtaaaatttacaaatacaaATTCGTAAAGTTCACCCATAAGTAAAGTCGTTTTGCCTCAATATGGGTATTTgggtgaaaaataaaatatgaacgtttaatattattattattggaaATTAGCAAAGAAAAGATAAATGAAGTTCTCATATTTGGgtatttttccataatttcgcTCAAATTCAAATACCTCATAAACTGTGTGTGCTCTTCTTGGCAATTATGGGTAAATTTTACCCCTTTTTGGGTAGACTGATTAGCGTGCTACTGCAACAAGCCCGGCCCGtacccaattttttttatattcaaccCTGAGCTCGCCGGGTTCggggatcgcagcaagccgtgttcgcgggcggctgcgttttgaattttgtgtcacgCTTACCTCGctccgagtttttttttcgattcggcttgtgatggtgctatgccacgtgcaaatgttctgtggaaacaAAAGGGTATTTTTTCTTCGGAAGATGATTTTCTTGCGTTTTGCTCGAAAGTGCTCTGTGATGGcgttttgattttgaaattgaattcgTTTTGTGCGACTTGTTTTTTACCTTCTGTGTGTGTGTTGAGCGCGTTgattaaaaaattaaatgtgGTTCGCGGAAACTCGGTTCGTGATAGGTTATGAACCGCAGTTTGTATGTACGCGGTGCGTGCGTTTTGATGGGCAGTGCCAAGTTACGGCTTACACTATTGTTCTTTATTAGAGGAACAACGGATTGCAGAGGAGtttcaaaaagaaaaaaggAATTTAATGAATTTGTTCTAATCAGGAGCGCATTATCAtaatgcgtaaatattaaccatttgtcggccagaacgtctaccaaacgtatcctatggcactaccctttccatcaacattccacaacatcccgtaacacctataaGAGGttgtagagttctctgcatctttcttaagttcTTATTGATCCCTAtaaatcatcctttcccattccccagctttcgcaaggacgtggccaggacagctctcgattattggaggatgcgtcaatcttgtctaaaagttagaggttagtcagaaatttctgactttggtaacggacgaaaaggaggcaaccctcatacaatggtctaggactgtaccacctacgagtttgtgcgaaatgcttaatgctaatgctaaccCTGAGTCCaccgggttcgggtcgggtttcgggctTTCAAACCCAAAGCCCGAACTTCTCTACTTAGATTCCGCTTACTGCGATTAATCTTATCTGATAATTCATTTATTGAACTTCTAATGACTTTTGCTACAGTTGTTTTAGTTGTACTAGCAAATTTGTCTCTTATTTTACAAATAAACtttggtttatggtgaatatatactaaaacattaatttatgaatacttagattagattagaggAGTTAGacacttttgaaactttcaattgagaacatttttgctgaaactACCAAAAAGCTATCtcgtttatttttcaagttatggacgtTTTTCGTTCTAATACACatcattttcaatattcaattaatattttcaaacaaaaaacgtcctcacagttttctTGCCACGCACAAAGAGAATGATAATATTTCTAATGACGCCAAAAGATGTGCGATCTGTTAGCGTCATTCAGAGATATcgacatttaaaaataatcatattTTGGAGGAAAATCTCTGATAACTCTGCAACCATGaaagatagaacagtagtttttcTTGGCAAAAAGTTGTGCAATTGAATGTTTTAAAAGTGCtcgaaacaaagtttttgcgagaaattatcacATAGAATTTTGGGTTATTCGGCAAATTTGCTCCGAATCttgttgttctaaaacattgtagaacattgtctTGGTTTAAATGCATCAGCAAAAAAAATTTATATTCTGATCAATACGGGCCACCAAagtttcacatctctgaaaaaatgtctaaaaataTGCGAAATCTTTTccaaagacaccatatatctaaaactgACGGTTTGAGTGcaaacatttttgtcttcctagatatggatttgttgtaaaaaaaaaactgatcttAACTCAATAACTTGTGAATTCTGTTAGATTCAGCTTGTCGGATATTGATCCCATGCATTCGCTCTTGTTGTAAAAAATACTGGTTGTAAAACTAGACATCCTGTTGATTTCATTCGACCTAAAACAAAGGCAATTCGCCAAGAATTGCCGAAATGGCagcaatttgaactttttccaTTTGCTGGGCGGATACGGGTAAAGCTTCCAATGAATGTTACTTATAGAACATGTGTagaaagatttttcttgtttcTATTGTTCTATCACTAGTAAATCTATGCTTGCAGTGTAGATAAAGATCTTATCAGCTATTACATCTTGTCGTGGAAACAACTTAAGCTATCATTACACAACGGCACATATTTGGCTTGGATTGATACAGAaccaaacaaatttttgatattgCAACTTGAAAACATGCTCACAGTCTGTTTCAAACAagctttcaaaaactcttcagcCTTTAACCAATAAAATATGATTAGGATTAATTATGATTAGGTTACAATTCTAAACTAATTTATATTTTGCCAACGTACTTTTAAGACTATTATATTCCGTTAGTTGCACTTATTAAGAAAATACAAAATACTTTCGACAATTTTCCATCTTAGCCGTTTTCTTTGAAGTAACCAACCATTTCATTACTACCAAATGTTAATTTTCATCGTTATTTCGTTACAGATGCGCAGCAGTTCAAATGCCCACCCAAGGATGGCCAGTATGAAGATTCCATTCAGTGCGACAAATTCTACGAATGTTACGATGGACGCGCCACCGAAAGGTTATGCCCGGATGGTTTAGTGTTCGATCCCACAATccgaaaaatcaacaaatgtgaTCAGCCTTTCAACGTTGACTGCGGAGACCGTGTAGAATTACGTGAGTATCGATTCTGCGTCTGCATACACATAGATCTCATTACAACGCGATTTTCCTCCTCGCAGAGCAACCAAAGGGCAATGCGCTATGCCCACGGAAGAACGGATTCTTTGCCCATCCAGACCCAGCTGTCTGCAACGTGTTCTACAACTGTATCGAGGGCGAGGCTAACGAAATCACGTGTACTGCTGGACTGCACTTCGATGAATACAGCGGAACCTGTGTGTGGCCTAACGATGCCGGCCGCCAGGGATGCAATCCAGGGGCTAATAGTAAGTTCTAATTTGCATCAATCACTCTACATAAAGTTTCTAACACCACTTTAAAACCTTACAGAGAAGCTCAAGGACGGATTCACCTGCCCGAAGGAACAGAAGACCGATGAAGCTGGTCAGACTGTTGCTCACCCCAAGTTCGCCCATCCAACCGACTGCCAACGGTTCTACGTTTGCCTGAATGGCGTGGAACCCCGTGACTTGGGCTGCCAGGTCGGAGAGGTCTACAACGAGGAAACGGAACGATGCGACGCACCGGAAAATGTTCCTGGATGG is a genomic window containing:
- the LOC5576013 gene encoding protein obstructor-E, with translation MNRFVAVCLLLSASAYAQQFKCPPKDGQYEDSIQCDKFYECYDGRATERLCPDGLVFDPTIRKINKCDQPFNVDCGDRVELQQPKGNALCPRKNGFFAHPDPAVCNVFYNCIEGEANEITCTAGLHFDEYSGTCVWPNDAGRQGCNPGANKKLKDGFTCPKEQKTDEAGQTVAHPKFAHPTDCQRFYVCLNGVEPRDLGCQVGEVYNEETERCDAPENVPGCEDWYKDSDEKKH